A stretch of DNA from Esox lucius isolate fEsoLuc1 chromosome 18, fEsoLuc1.pri, whole genome shotgun sequence:
ttgttggttaagtttagggttaaggttaggcgtTACATCTAGTTAAAGTTTTGGCATatatgttactttattgaggttacggttaggtttaggtttaagattagggcaagggagcatgcaattttgtttttcaggGCCCCATGAGGATATAAAAACcaacatgagtgtgtgtgtgtgagaataccCCAAGTTCAGTGGAGAGCATTAGAGCCTTGCCCTTGGCAGTCAGGTCTTTGTAGATAGACTCAATCTCAGACTGGTAGTGCTGAGTACGCTCCTCTGTGGTCTGGGTCTCCACTGAGAACAGCATATCTCCCACACTAagacaggcacaaacacacagcgtCTGCCCTTAGTCTCTACAGACATCTACTGCACTGTACATTCAAGAAGGCAAATGTAACCTGTGGCAAGTTACAGTTACATTAACATGCTGAGTCATTGTATTAGAGGCTTGCTTAGAACATTTCAGCTGAAAGACAAAGATttaagtacaaccctgtttccaagaaGTTGAGACGCTGCATAGAAACAATGTAATGATGTACAagtcatttatccctatatttaattgaaaatagtacaaagacaacatatcaaatgttgaaactgagaaatgttattgttcttggaaaaatacatgcccgttTTCaatgtgatgccagcaacatgtttcaaaacatttgggaaagGGGCACGTTCACCACTGGgttgcatcatctcttcttttaacaatactgagcccatgcagtgatgtccactacagaactgtgtctgtttttaatgcaatgagggcccaaagatggccatccaatattgctTTTTGGCCTTTtaccttgcatacagagatccccaaagcaatttcattctttaaaatgttattcttaatttgttgcactatttgcccacacagtctttcacagagtggtgaactcctccccatcttcacttttgaaaaaaaaaataataatctgtcaAAACAATAGAAAATTGTGTTTACGGACtcgtttttttaaattttcagatttttgtttatcgactgaaaataaaaacaaatattattggCCTCGAAGGCAAAACTGGATCATGTTCTTATTTCCAGCTCAGACGGGCTGAGGCGTCGGACTAAGCAATATGACAGAGGGGGAGTCTGAGGTGGTTGGTTAGCTTCTTTTATTGGTCAGTTATGTTTTTTCATTGTAGCCTACATACCCCACGTGCCTCTCACCCAGTTAAGGGGTTGCTTGTACGGCTCGCTAAGCTTGAAGGCATGCCTGTCCTTGATGATTACGAGGGCGTAATTCGGAAGCGGTGGCAGTGTTTGACATCACTTATATGGAAGTGAAGAATGTTCTTCAGACTCAGTACGTAATTCAAAGGGCAGCGAGTACATACTAAATGTGATGAGGTTATTGCATGTTAAAATATGTTCAGtgaattttttccccctcaaacgtttgtttgatttgaaaagCCTAGGGGAACCACTGATGGAAGTCGGTGGAATGTTGAGTCAGTTCAAGAGCATTGTTTAATATTCATATATTTGAAGCATGGAAACTGACCGGTCTCCTGTAATGGTGATGGTAAAACCATCATATTCTTTTCCTGGGTCTTTTAGACTAGGCACCTTGGAGTTGACTGTGAATCCATCCCTGGTTTTTCTGTTAAACTGCTTCAGgataaaaatgtgaaaaaacagCAGCAAATCAGACATGTACATTAATTGGTAAAACTTGTGTTGAGTTGAGCTGATGTTTTCACAATGAACATTTAAGTAGGTCCTATCatgtctaacacacacacacacacgcatgcgtttttataaaaatgcacctactcattcaaaacaacactaGTTTTCTTCTAAACAACTCTGTGTAACTCAGGAGTATTTCCCCATGAATCTGACTGAGATTAAATAGTTACTGCTAATGTGGAAGATtatcattaaaatgaaattgcCAATATCTTTTGTTATACTATGCTATTAAATTCAGTTCTGTAATGTAGAACATTGTGACAAAACTTGGGTGAATGATGTTTCTTACCGCTGAGTCTGCATTTTCAAAGTTACATTGATTGGCAGAAGCGTAGAGGTAATAAATCCATTAACAcaagtgcttgtgtgtgtgtgtgtacatagaATATGTGCTTGCCGCACCAAGCTTCTGGATAGCCCAATGGCCAGCGCAACTCTGTACAACTTGGGAAGATCTAAATACATCACCCCATTAAAACTGATTGAGATGGTCAGGCTGGTACTATGGGTAAAACAGGATGTTTCCTTACTACCTTCATTATTGGGAGAAGGTCCTCCACGTTGTTCACATTTTCCAGTGCTTGTCTGACTTCCAGTAGGCCTCTTGGATTGTATGCCCTGAGGACAATGCATAAATAAGCCAAGAGTACATAAATCTGTGTAGAAAAGCCatctgtattttctgtattGAAAAACCCACCCGTGGTAAACCAATATTCTGTCTTTGATGAAATTGAGTATGTCGTCAAAATAGGCCAAGTATCTGATATTGATGATCTGTCCTCTGTGAAAGAAAAAGCAAAACTATGTTACCAAAAATGTGACATAGGTgatttacattaaaaacagaacttCACTTTTTGTATATTAGATTCACAGTaatcatataatttttttttgacgATTTCAGGTCAATCGACTTAGATTACCTAATGAGGTTGATGTGGTTATTGAACCCTCTGCTGAGACTTCTGGCAGGCATCTGATCCAGCCACAGAACAGGCTGGTCTGGATCTGCGATCCTTCAAAAGGGACACAACACAATGACAGGACCAAACCTCACAGGCTGACAATGGAGAAACCACAGAGGTGAATCACTGCGAGATCACTGGCGGTCCAGCCGTCCCACGCCCAAGCCTCACCTCCTCCATTTGACGGCTATGTCGAACATGTCTCTCCACTGCATCTGCCTGGTTCTGCCGTTGACTCGCACCTTTGAGTTGCTCCAGGTGCGCTGCGTAGCCTGCATGACCTCTAGGGTTGCTAAACccatggctgtagagatcaaacatttcacaactaAATTCAAATATACTGCTGCAAACCAACTGGACTGAAGATGTATGATGGAGTCAGAACACACACTTTAGACAAAATGAACTGTCCTATCGTTTTTGAGGATCAGCAAGCCCGGttgatttttatatttttttttacaaaaggcCATTTCAAAAGGCAAATAACTGATCATGTTAAACGAATGTTACTTCATTGGATTTCAGTCAATAACGTGCCTAACAAGAGGTCAACACATGGGACGCTAACCGACAACAACGGGCCTCCGTGACTCACCCACCTCTGTGTATTCTGCGATTGGGAAGAAATCCTGGTGTGTTGTATTGCATAAGGGCACCAAGGTGATCAGCAGTGCAAATAAGCTTCTGAACTTCAGTGTGGTAGCTCTCAAAGTTCTGAGGTAGGACGTCCCTACAACGACACAACAGGACACTGGTTGAGTGGGCCAGGTGACAAAAGGGTTGAACGTGTGTCAGAGTCGTCTGAATGAGCCTACTCCATTGCCAGTCAGAATGCTGCCGGCCAAACATATTGCAGTGTGGTTCATTCTGTAACCGCTTCTGTCCGTCAGAACTCACTTAATATGAGGCTGCAGTCCGGGCTGCTCTTCATAGTCCTCTATAAGGAAAGGGAGGTTTTTGGCCCAGTGGTTTTTAAAGTTTCCTGGAAGATCTTGATCTACATTGTACTCTGCCACGGGTACGTCAAGATGAGAGTGCAAGTAGCGAGAGTActctgttgggggggggggggggggggggggggaggggggttacatgagatttgttttctttaaaagctCTTCCGGAGGGAAAAAAGGACGACAGCGTTCAAACGTTTCGGCGCCGTCTACTCACCTCTGAGGTATTTCACTTTGAGATATTCTGAGCTTGCCTTCTGGCCCAGCAGCGGGTCATTCAACATGACTTTGGTCTGAGCCTTGATGCCTTCATAGAATTGCCCCATAGCCACGTGGCTCAGGCCCTTCATGTACTGACACACCTCGTTGTACGGCTCCAGCTGAAGACACCTCTGTgaacatgcacacaaaaaaaccaCCATGCAGGCACTCCCCGTAATACTGTACAGTAGGTGTACTAATTAAAAGGAGGGGATCTcaaactcaaacatacacagTTATGACTCTCAAAGCTGACGGCCTGGACGGCCTGAGCCAAACGGCTTTACAATGTTTGGGACGCTACCCGACCATATGATCCACAGCAGCATGGGAGGCACAAGACACGGTAGTGTTTAGTAGATGACTGAAGACCTTTAATAAACATCAATGAGCGAAGCCTTCTGAGTCACCAGAGCAGGGCTGCCGTTGGGTTAACAGGCAGAGGAAGTACACTCCCAAATGCCATTACAGGGATAGACAGGGGATATGGGGGATGATGAGTGTCAGAGTGTGGCCTGCGTGACACACGTGTTGTGATCACTATTGCCGTTTGCTAGTCAGTGTTATCATCATCCGCCTGAAGCTACAATGAAAACAGGCAGATCAGGAGAACTGGCAACGGGTTGTAGACTGACCTGGTGtcatgaaaaatatgttttgtgacACAGCCATTACCTTGAAGTTGCCAATGGCATCCTGGATGCTACCATGGTGATACAGCATCATGCCCCTCAGTTGCAGAGACTGGATATGGTTCTGGTTGAGCATCAGGGCTTTCTGAAAGCTCTCCATGGCTGCCTCAAAGTCCCCCAGCTCTCTGCACACAATCAACTGGGATTACTGGTGTGTACTAAGGACCGTGAATACTAAGGCTCGCAAGTTTTTCCAGACAACGTAACCTTCGAATAGGGGATGAGTGCGTACTCTGAAAGGTGGATAAAGCTCCTTTTAACTAATTTCACTGCATCAGGGACAGGGTATACAGGCGTTTTAGCTCTGCAACCATTTTGAGTGTGACTGACCATGTTACTTGATCAGGAAAAACTTTAGGCCGTTAAAATGAGGCATATTGGTTGAAACCAAAGCAGGTCATAGAGTGTCCACACCGTACCGATAAGCCTGTCCGAGACTTTTGTAGGCATCTATGAAGTCAGATTTCAATTTCAGGGCCTCCTTGAATGTTTCAATGGCTTCCTAAATAGGAGACAAGTTTGTACTGTTGATgtgcaagattttttttttataggttaTATTGacagcaaaaaaataataatatattaatctACAAAAATGTCTATACCTTTAGCATTCCTCTGTGGAAAAATGTTAGACCTTTGTATAGCATGGCAATGGGTTGGTTTTTCTTCAGATCCAATGACTGCTGAAAATCCTCCATAGCCGCCACATAATCCTATTTGGGGGGGGATAAAAATGGACAATGTATAGAGCACCATGTGAATGAAATTCTATATATGAACAAATATCAGAAACGTAAACAGATAATCCATTTGACCTCTGAGATGAAGAGCAGAgttcctctgtgtctgtagaGGCGGGCAGAGGGTTGGAGCTGGATAGCTTTGGAGAGATCACTCAAAGCCTCACTGATCCTACCCAGTGGAGAAAGGATCTGCAAGCAAGTTACTCAggtaaaacacatacacaatgcctatagaaagtctacactCCCTTGTTTTGCCAGTGCCTCAGAGtttcatgcattaaaatgcttTTACCCCCACTCATCTACACATTGTACTCTCCACTTTTAAGGAGAACTTAACTGTGAAATTAAATTGCAAATTAGCTTGCTAGGGCAGTGCCACTGGGCTGCACCCTCCAGGTTGGGAGGTTAAGTAATTAAatggtggatataaaaagatcaCAAAAGCATTTAAAGCTCTTGGTGCAAACCCATCATggcacatcacccaaaaaacCACCATCCCTAGCATGGTTGAGATATTATCATTATCAGGGACTGGGGCCCTTGTTAGGATCAAAGGGAAAATCAATGAGGCAATGTACAGAAACCTACTTGAGGAAAACCTGCTCTGAGAATAATCTGAAACTGGGACAGAAATTCAGCTTTCAGTATAACATCAAACCGAAAACACAGCCAAAGGTACAGTGCAGTGGGTTAAGGAATAGAAGGTAAAAGTCCTTGACTTGACCCGCCAAAACCCCAACCTATAATCCAAATGAAAAAGTGTGGCTTGACTTGAAGATTGCTGGTGATCCATGAGCTCCAAGGAACTTCACAGATCTTAAAGTATGATGTAGAATAATGATAAAATATTGCAAAATCTAGTTGTGTAAAGTTGGTAGAGTCCTATCCCAAAAGACTCACTGCTGCAATTACAGCAAAGTTACTTCCACCAAGTATTCCCTCATAAATAGACTTATccaaatctaaaaaaaaaaagatattataATTGGACTTATCAACACTGCTCTGAGATAGAGTTATACAAAAAGTTGACAAAAGTGTTAAACACCAAGGCAACAATTTGCCTTGGTGAAAGCTTTGCAAGCTGTTTGCATTTTCACAACCAGCTGAAAAGTAAACCTTTGACTCGTCAagtaaatatatacagttttaccattttgataaaaaaaaacagtaaatttGGTATGTAGATAAGTGAGGGGTATTAAatgtcaaaaaagaaaacaacctcTGAGGCACTTacgcaacaaaatgtggaaaaaagttTAGGGGAGTGGGGCAACAACTTTCTACAGGCACTGTAGATGCTAATATCATTCCTCATGATTGTTTTTTTAGGGTTAGCGCAAGGATCTAGTAACTAGGCAACTTCAAGGCATACTTTCGATGCAACACAAGCTGTGTCCTGTGAGACTTTTCTAAAGTCCTGCTTGAGAGAACACCACAACCCTCACTCACAGGTCGCAAAATGGAAACCTGCATCCTtcaaacacacatgcaacatCAACATAACACTGAACTTAAGTTGCCAGACACAATGCCTaaaacagaaaaactgtaacagGCCAAGAATGACCCTTACTTCTGCCCGCTGTTCATACACCTCGGGGCGGTTGGGCTCCAAAGCGATGACTCGACTCAACTCGAACAGCGCCAAGTCTGCATTCTTCATGTCCTTCCATATTAGGAGAAGAGACAGTGTCACCTCCACCCGACACATCAGGACAGAAAAAACCACCCCCCTGACCCTTGAACAAATATGTGCATAGACATGTGTGCTAACTGGCAAGCGGCTTCTCTGGGGGGCACATTAATAATCAGAAGGCAGCGCAGACTACGtaggagaaaaataaaactgcTGGTATCAACATGGTCAAGTCCAGTATCATACTGCATGGATCACTAACCTGCAGACTCTTTTTCCCATAAGCTATCCCTCTCCCGTAGATGGCACTGACCAACTCTGGATCGCCCTAACAcaggacggacacacacacacagacacatatgaAATGTGACGTTTCTTGCGAACAGTACAACATTTTGGAGAAGGGAGAAGGGGCAagtaatgtaaatgaaaacaaaaacgaaataaatattcaaacagTCAAGTAGACCAGATCAAGGCAGGTATGAACATTTGTGTTGtaatttatgcaaatatgaACGTTAACCAACCTGCAGTAACAAGGAGAAGTGTTTGACGGCCTCATCGTACAGGCCGTTACCAATAAGAACATATCCTATAGCTATGATTCAAAGAAAATAAGAGTCAAGCAATAGGGCACCAACAGTAGAAATGTATACCATAAACTCCACATACCCAACTCTTTCTAGACTCAAATTACCAAGCTCCTCATTTGTGTTATGGCTGTCCACTGCAAACGGGAATCGTTTTTGCTCAATGAATATCTTGGCTTGGCTCTGTTTGAATAAATAAGAGTAGTTAGCCAAGCATGGTTTCCTCTAAAAGTAAAAAGCaatttttctgttaattaaaCCAGATTTCATTCATTTGTAAGTAACATCAGATCACATCAGAGATTTTTCAGAGATCAGAGATAATCAGATTAATTAAAAAAGATTGGTCTGCCAGTGTAAACACAGCCATAGGGTCATTTTCCAGTAGAATGATGAATCACTCAAAAAGGCTAAATCCTtgacatttcagtaatttatgTGCATTTTACCAGAATTTTCTCTGCGttgagagagaagacagactcGCATGGTGGATCGCTTCCTTCCTCACAATCTGGATCCTCCAACTGTAGAATAGAGGACTCTGAAGGGGAAATACATTTGCATCAAATCCAAAAACAtcaaaccccccaaaaaattgctGCTGGCTTTGCAATTACTGGATGGATAAGGATCACAAACATTTCTGCCAGCAACagactgtatataatatattgttggtgtattaataaataaaagccTGAGCTAAAATGTTATATGATCCTTCACAGGGAACGATATTTATTCTCGTTGatatgtttaattaattaaaagttTGAATATCGTTGGATACATTGCATGTGCTAATAAAACCTGGCTGTGTAACCAAGACAATGAATGAGCCAGCGCAAACTTCAAGGTTACGTTCGCTCAGCAAAGGTTTGGAATAGTGTGGTAGACATCATGTATAACAACTTAAAATAGAATAACACTATATTATTATGGGACTTGAGGACGTTGTTAAAGTACTTTCTATTCATTTGTACCTGCCAGCTGCAGAGCCTCTGTCCACCCTGCCCTTTACTATTAAATCATAACCTCTACTGTACGGTACTACAGCAGGTGATCTCCTTTGCGCTTGCTAGCTTACGTAACAACCTGTCAAGAGTCATGCCTAGAAGGGTAACAGCTTTCGTCAAATTTGTCAAAAGTTGCTTTTTTACCGTCTTATATTAGCTAAATATAACCTCTTTCATAACACTTACTTAACTATCAGAGTTAGCCTGCAATGGTAATAATCATAACTTGCAGCATAACTTGCTACAACAAGTCAAATCTGACGAAAGCTGTATCCTCACTTGTCAAAACCCAGGTCGATAAGCGCGGAAGAAGGGTTTCGGGGTTAGCTTGGCTAGCTTGCTACATTACACAGCCAGTTGCGTGGACGTGGCAAAAAAACAGTATAAAGACCTCTTACCACAGTCCGTTGCATATTCTTCCCACTCTGACGGTGAGCTGCAACCATGTTTGTGCAGTTCGCTATTGAAGAAAGTAAGGGTAGAGAAGTATTCCGTGGAAATAATAGCAGGGGATAAGTAGAGAAGTGAGAGCGCTACCACAACAACACCCCGGCCAGCAGGTGCCATGTTGTGTTTCATGTGAGGAGCGCGGTAGTTTAGGTAATGTAGTTCCTGGGTGCCTATGCTCTCGCTAGAAAAGTGTTGCTGGCCTAACTGCAAAACACTACATGTCCCAACCAATCAACAATAAAGCCAGGAAGTTGATGTCAAGCCGGTTGCTCCAGGTCCGTGGTCCAATTTACGACTATAATACAGAATGGCAAAGGGGTACTTTAGATGTATTGAATGCAGTAAGGATGCGCAAGAGCTTCATAGAGATTATAGTAATGGTATTTTGAAGATAACCATATGTGTGAGTTAACTAACTGGctaataatttgttttctttatttagatAGTTTTGATTATGGTGAGGCTAGCTAAGCTTGATAGCTACTGCTAGAAAATAAAGCATAGTGTCACTGCTAGCTGTAGAAAACGtgttcttgtttttgtgtacagtatgtgccatCTGTTTAGCGAGGTGGAATTTTCTTTTCTACCTGTATAAGTAATGTTGTCCTATACTGACTCTTCAGCTGAATTTTCTATAGAGTACAGGACAGtactactgtacagtaggtTCACCCGTACAAGCTAGCTGAATAAATATTATTCAGTTTTGAtcgtgtgcctgtctgtgttttctttcaggaATCCTGCCAGAAGCCTGTGGACAAGTATATAGAATATGATCCAGTGATAATTCTGATTGATGCCATTTTATGCAAATCTCAAGCGTTCAGACACATTCTCTTCAACACTGCATTAAACGTAAGTGCAGTAAGCTAAAAAGCTGAAAATGTAGGGTCTGAGTACAATGCATGGTTTGGAAAATGAATTaaacttatttatttttgcatttataCTGCAGATAGAGTTACATTACATGCTTCTATGTCATATTGATGGTGTCCTCAACAGATTCACTGGAAGCTGTGTGTATTTTGCCTTCTGTGTGAGGCCTACCTGAGGTGGTCACAACTTCAGGGATCCGAACAGAGCAATGACCCTGCAGACATTATTAGATACACCAAGGAATGGGATTTCTATTGCATGTTTGGCCTGGCTGCTCTTGGTGGGTATATTAAGCATGGGAAATAATATACATTGGTATATTACTATGACAACTAATTAATATCTACAACAAACATGCATATATGACAATAATTTTaatagacatttaaaaaaatatgtagccAATGTGctaaatgacaacaaaaaaaatattcagattATTCTGGCAATTCTCACATAGAAGCATCATCAGATGGAAGGATGTTAAACatactttaaaatatatatatatatatatattaacttATTGATCCCAGGTCACTGCTGTTAATAAGAAGGGGTTCTTAGTATACTTGGTAAAATAACATTCCACAGAGGTGGAATGGGCATTGCATTCACCAACGCTGGCAGTGGATGAAAATGGCTTGGTCTGGAATCTTGGTTTATACGTGGTACAGAATGGTGGCTGTCATGTCACTTTGGGGAAGATTTTCCGGTACACATTTATACATAGAAACTGAATTTTCAACTCAAGGGTCTCCAACAGGCTAGGAATATTCTATGCTTGCAAATTGTTTTGGATCCCTAAAGCCCAACATATTAATTATAAATATCTCAGACCCTTCAtgcaaaaatattcaaaagtaATGTTGCAAGAATGAAGTTATCCCCACATAGTATACTTATATCAGAACACTGGGGTATTTCTGAAATAGTAATAGTGGATGTATTCTCAAATTAATGTGAACCTtttgtattttctattgaagCATAATCTATATGTTGGAAAACATGAAGTGTAATGACAACAATGGCATGTGGTTTAGACTCTACAGGTATGTGTTACACATCATAGGGCCATAAAGCAGGAATTTATATATGTTTGTAATGGCCTAAAATGTCCACTTCCATCATGTTTTGTTCAAGAAAACtgcaatataaatgtaaatggtcTGTTTCAGCATTCCTCCTAATGAGGTTCATACAGTATGTGAGAATTGCCAAATATAttgccaaaaatatttttcatccaCACTCATCTGCTGGTTGGTACTGACTGAATGTTCATTCATTTGTAGAACTGGGTGCGTTCACTGTCGGAGTGCTGTCCTTCCTGTGGCTGGTGCGGTGGTGGCTTGGCTTTGACTTTGAACTTCGCTTGTTGCTGAAAGCCCTCCTGCTGTCCAGCTATGGCAAAGTTCTGCTCATCCCAGCAGTCATATGGGAGCATGACTACTCCCCACTCTGCTTCAGCTTCATCAAGCTGTTTGTGCTTACGTCAAACTCTCAGGCCATCAGAGGTATGTCAACCAGCTGATACCTCAGTCCAGAAATTCTTCCATCAATTTAACTCACattcacctccctctctgttcctaTCAGTTCAGAGAGTTAATtgaagtgaaaatgtatttaaacggTTGATGATAACTAACCAATTTCACACCTAGTACCATACATACCATTCTTTTTTTGATGAACCAAAAATAGATTTACTAAAATGGTCAGTCATCAACAGTTCCAGTGaatccattcattcattaaaactaTTGTATTGGTGTGCATTGGTTATTTTGTTTCCGATAATCAGCCCTAGAAGACAATCACAGGATAACTGCTTTTGGATGTCTAGCGAAGTCTTCATGTTTTATTGCGCATGTAgttgattaaatgtatttctcaaaTCTACAGGCAGATGTAGATTAGCATAATTCTCAAAAGCTTTAAAAATAAGTACTTTTCCTGCCTATTGTTATGAATGCGTTGCATAACCTTATCATTTCCTCTCCTCATTTCCAGTCATTCTGAACTGCAGCAGAAGGCTCtccctcctggctgtgtgtgtgggtctgctATTGGAGACATGTGTAGCCCAGGCATTACGGACGCTACCATGGAGCATACAGGACATCCTGCCGTTCCAGTGACCTGTTTCAGGCTGGTTCAGAGGAACTCTGTTACAATGGCACCTATTATACTCCAGAGAGCCAGAGCGTTTAGTGGTAACTGGCAGGATTGTGTGGAGTGCATAGTGTCATGTATTGAAATACTGACGCCGGACGTGAAACAACTTCTCTGTTGGGATTGGATTAAAATAAGGCTACGGGACATTCCTGAGGATATTTGTATACCTACTGTCTAAGAAAGGGAGGCAGCAAATGGTGAACATATTCTTTATTCCGTCCGGTGCCAAAAACCACAGGCTTTGCATAAGCGAAAGGTTTTGATTTGAAACAGATGTGATGAATGTGTTACTGAGAGAAAACATGGATTGTACGTTTAGAGTGAGTAGCcctagaaaatattttttcaaattgaaACTGTGAAAGAGAGTAATACTTTCATTGCAATCCCCCAAAAAAGTTGATGGTTTAGGATGGGACGGTGTTTCTGTCATCATTTGACTCGCACATATTTCTCAGACACCACTGGCCCAAATTTGACAAAATCTACTTGAATCAAGTGTCTTGCCGTAGAGATCAGTGATTGGCCAGATGTTAGACCTATAACAAGCGATTGAATATCCGAGACATCACCAGCACGGTTATGACCGAACATGGGTAAATTACGCATATTGCCATAGAGATCCAGCATGCGTTGTTCATTAGGGATGATATGTA
This window harbors:
- the arv1 gene encoding protein ARV1 isoform X2; this encodes MAKGYFRCIECSKDAQELHRDYSNGILKITICESCQKPVDKYIEYDPVIILIDAILCKSQAFRHILFNTALNIHWKLCVFCLLCEAYLRWSQLQGSEQSNDPADIIRYTKEWDFYCMFGLAALELGAFTVGVLSFLWLVRWWLGFDFELRLLLKALLLSSYGKVLLIPAVIWEHDYSPLCFSFIKLFVLTSNSQAIRVILNCSRRLSLLAVCVGLLLETCVAQALRTLPWSIQDILPFQ
- the arv1 gene encoding protein ARV1 isoform X1 translates to MSQPINNKARKLMSSRLLQVRGPIYDYNTEWQRGTLDVLNAESCQKPVDKYIEYDPVIILIDAILCKSQAFRHILFNTALNIHWKLCVFCLLCEAYLRWSQLQGSEQSNDPADIIRYTKEWDFYCMFGLAALELGAFTVGVLSFLWLVRWWLGFDFELRLLLKALLLSSYGKVLLIPAVIWEHDYSPLCFSFIKLFVLTSNSQAIRVILNCSRRLSLLAVCVGLLLETCVAQALRTLPWSIQDILPFQ
- the arv1 gene encoding protein ARV1 isoform X3, which translates into the protein MSQPINNKARKLMSSRLLQESCQKPVDKYIEYDPVIILIDAILCKSQAFRHILFNTALNIHWKLCVFCLLCEAYLRWSQLQGSEQSNDPADIIRYTKEWDFYCMFGLAALELGAFTVGVLSFLWLVRWWLGFDFELRLLLKALLLSSYGKVLLIPAVIWEHDYSPLCFSFIKLFVLTSNSQAIRVILNCSRRLSLLAVCVGLLLETCVAQALRTLPWSIQDILPFQ